The Verrucomicrobiia bacterium genome includes a region encoding these proteins:
- a CDS encoding FHA domain-containing protein, which translates to MPDEHGESTRPWSPGEVTTLQRRLIESGRVLRAFEDCLEVPCLLWTSGGGAGKETVQALPLEHPVVTVGRRGDPPLAFSEDRSMSNRHFRVLRGPNGVCYAEDLGSTNGLWINGRQVASRRLVHGDSIHAGNQDFVFHAGGATLAGLSRVEE; encoded by the coding sequence ATGCCAGATGAACACGGTGAATCCACACGACCCTGGTCCCCGGGTGAGGTCACGACGCTGCAACGTCGCCTGATCGAGAGCGGGCGGGTGCTGAGGGCGTTCGAGGACTGCTTGGAAGTGCCCTGCCTGCTTTGGACTTCGGGAGGTGGCGCCGGGAAGGAGACGGTGCAGGCCCTGCCCTTGGAGCATCCGGTGGTGACCGTCGGGCGGCGCGGGGATCCGCCGCTGGCGTTTTCGGAGGATCGCTCGATGAGCAACCGGCATTTCCGGGTGCTGCGGGGTCCGAACGGCGTGTGCTACGCGGAGGATCTGGGATCGACGAACGGGCTGTGGATCAACGGACGGCAGGTCGCGTCGCGGCGGTTGGTGCATGGCGATTCGATCCACGCGGGGAATCAGGATTTCGTCTTTCACGCGGGCGGCGCAACGCTGGCGGGATTGTCGAGGGTCGAAGAGTGA
- a CDS encoding sigma-70 family RNA polymerase sigma factor has translation MNFPDTRPSLISRALRGDEMAREDAWRQLVEGYTGPAMAFLQHRLGLNGHDAEDVWQEVCMGFTGRLGHYDSNQGRFRAWLVGMLRHSCWDHLKRGQAKKRGRALTDSYDAPLSDDDPTGPSRWETLAAQDAERWAANERTVDDALRAALRDYSGKGGVDEVAVYLDWFWNGAPPVQRRKSQSKPTGGQASKPAHDSNAEIAARHGITVAQLEYLRKKVEAHLQKRWDMD, from the coding sequence ATGAACTTTCCGGATACCCGCCCTTCGTTGATCTCCCGAGCGTTGCGTGGGGATGAGATGGCGCGGGAGGACGCGTGGAGACAGTTGGTCGAGGGATACACGGGCCCGGCCATGGCGTTCTTGCAGCATCGATTGGGTTTGAATGGCCACGATGCCGAGGACGTGTGGCAGGAGGTCTGCATGGGGTTCACGGGCCGGCTCGGTCACTACGATTCCAACCAGGGGAGGTTCCGTGCCTGGCTGGTGGGGATGTTGCGGCATTCCTGTTGGGATCACCTGAAGCGCGGGCAGGCGAAGAAGCGGGGCCGGGCGTTGACGGATTCCTACGATGCCCCGTTGTCGGATGACGATCCCACGGGGCCGAGTCGCTGGGAGACTTTGGCTGCGCAGGATGCGGAGCGGTGGGCGGCGAACGAACGGACTGTGGATGACGCATTGCGGGCGGCGCTGAGGGATTACTCGGGGAAGGGCGGGGTGGATGAGGTGGCGGTGTACCTCGACTGGTTCTGGAACGGGGCGCCGCCGGTGCAGCGGCGGAAGTCCCAATCGAAGCCGACGGGCGGCCAGGCCAGCAAACCCGCCCATGACAGCAACGCCGAGATCGCCGCCCGCCACGGGATCACCGTCGCGCAGTTGGAGTACCTCCGTAAGAAGGTGGAGGCCCACCTGCAGAAGCGTTGGGACATGGATTAG